A window of the Loxodonta africana isolate mLoxAfr1 chromosome 3, mLoxAfr1.hap2, whole genome shotgun sequence genome harbors these coding sequences:
- the SLC39A1 gene encoding zinc transporter ZIP1 isoform X2, whose translation MGPWGEPELLVWRPEAVASEPPVPVGLEVKLGALVLLLVLTLVCSLVPICVLRRPGANHEASTPVPPAGVHPGHGLLPGPGDGADHTGLQGAVGSPTSGGDESSAGKSEWWATALA comes from the exons ATGGGGCCCTGGGGAGAGCCCGAGCTTCTGGTGTGGCGCCCTGAGGCAGTGGCATCAGAGCCTCCAGTACCTGTAGGACTGGAGGTGAAGTTAGGGGCTCTGGTGCTGCTACTGGTGCTCACCCTCGTCTGCAGTCTGGTGCCCATCTGTGTATTGCGCCGGCCAGGAGCTAACCATGAAGCCTCAA CTCCAGTTCCCCCTGCAGGAGTTCATCCTGGCCATGGGCTTCTTCCTGGTCCTGGTGATGGAGCAGATCACACTGGCTTACAAGGAGCAGTCGGGTCCCCCACCTCGGGAGGAGACGAGAGCTCTGCTGGGAAGAGTGAATGGTGGGCCACAGCACTGGCATGA
- the SLC39A1 gene encoding zinc transporter ZIP1 isoform X1 has translation MGPWGEPELLVWRPEAVASEPPVPVGLEVKLGALVLLLVLTLVCSLVPICVLRRPGANHEASTSRQKALSLVSCFAGGVFLATCLLDLLPDYLAAINEALGALHVTLQFPLQEFILAMGFFLVLVMEQITLAYKEQSGPPPREETRALLGRVNGGPQHWHDGPGVPQASGVSAAPSALRACVLVFSLALHSVFEGLAVGLQRDRARAMELCLALLLHKGILAVSLSLRLLQSHLRAQVVAGCGILFSCMTPLGIGLGAALAESAGPLHQLAQSVLEGMAAGTFLYITFLEILPQELATSEQRILKVILLLAGFALLTGLLFIQV, from the exons ATGGGGCCCTGGGGAGAGCCCGAGCTTCTGGTGTGGCGCCCTGAGGCAGTGGCATCAGAGCCTCCAGTACCTGTAGGACTGGAGGTGAAGTTAGGGGCTCTGGTGCTGCTACTGGTGCTCACCCTCGTCTGCAGTCTGGTGCCCATCTGTGTATTGCGCCGGCCAGGAGCTAACCATGAAGCCTCAA CCTCCCGACAGAAAGCCCTGAGCCTTGTAAGCTGCTTCGCAGGAGGCGTTTTTCTGGCCACCTGTCTCCTGGACCTGCTGCCTGATTACCTGGCTGCCATAAATGAGGCCCTGGGGGCCCTGCACGTGACG CTCCAGTTCCCCCTGCAGGAGTTCATCCTGGCCATGGGCTTCTTCCTGGTCCTGGTGATGGAGCAGATCACACTGGCTTACAAGGAGCAGTCGGGTCCCCCACCTCGGGAGGAGACGAGAGCTCTGCTGGGAAGAGTGAATGGTGGGCCACAGCACTGGCATGATGGGCCAGGGGTCCCACAGGCAAGTGGAGTCTCAGCAGCACCCTCAGCCCTCCGTGCCTGTGTCCTGGTCTTCTCCTTAGCCCTGCACTCGGTGTTCGAGGGGCTCGCAGTGGGGCTACAGCGAGACCGGGCTCGGGCCATGGAGCTGTGCTTGGCTCTACTGCTCCACAAGGGTATCCTGGCGGTCAGCCTATCCCTGCGGCTGCTGCAAAGCCACCTGCGGGCACAGGTGGTGGCTGGCTGTGGAATCCTCTTCTCATGTATGACACCCCTGGGCATCGGGCTGGGTGCAGCTCTGGCAGAGTCGGCCGGGCCACTTCACCAGCTGGCCCAGTCTGTGCTCGAGGGCATGGCAGCTGGCACCTTCCTCTATATCACCTTTCTGGAGATCCTGCCACAGGAGCTAGCCACTTCTGAGCAGAGGATCCTCAAGGTCATTCTGCTTCTAGCAGGCTTTGCCTTGCTCACCGGCCTGCTCTTCATCCAAGTCTAG